Genomic DNA from Streptomyces sp. AM 2-1-1:
GATTCATCCTTGCTTTCGCGGCAGCTCACGCTGCGGGGGCCATCTCCATGAGCTTCCCGGTCCTGTGCGCCACCCGAGTCGTTGCAGCGCTCGCGAACGCGGGGTTCCTTGCCGTCGCTTTGACGGCTGCCGCTGCCCTGGTCCCGCCTGACAGGAAGGGACGTGCGCTGGCCCTGCTGCTGTCGGGCACCACGGTGGCCACGATCGCCGGTGTCCCCGGCGGGTCGGTGCTCGGTACGGTGCTCGGCTGGCGAGCCACATTCTGGGCCGTCGCCCTTCTCTGCCTGCCCGCGGCGCTCGGCATCCTGAAGGGCATCCCGGCGGGACGTGTGAAGGAGGAAGCGAGGGGCGGCCCGGCCCTGCGAGCGGAACTCGCCCTGCTCACAAGGCCACGGTTGATTCTCGCGATGCTGCTCGGCGCACTGGTGAACGCGGCAACGTTTGGAAGCTTCACCTTCCTCGCCCCCGTGGTGACCGGTACAGCCGGGCTGGGCGAGTTGTGGATCTCTGTGGTTCTGGTGCTCTTCGGGGCTGGTTCCTTCGTCGGCGTCACCGTCGCCGGGCGACTGTCCGACCAGCGGCCCGGTCTGGTCATCGCGGCCGGTGGTCCGCTGCTCCTCGTGGGCTGGCCGGCCCTGGCGGTGCTGGCCGACGAGCCGGTCGCCCTGTGCGCCCTCGTGTTCGTGCAGGGCGCGCTGTCGTTCGCGCTGGGCAGCACGCTGATCACGCGGGTTCTCTACGAGGCGGCGGGAGCTCCCACCATGGCCGGCTCGTACGCGACCGCGGCACTCAACGCCGGCGCCGCCGCCGGCCCCCTCGTCGCCGCGACCACCCTCAGCACCCAGGCCGGGGACCTCGGACCGATGTGGGCAAGCGGGCTCCTGGTCGCTGTCGCCCTACTCGTCGCGATCCCCCTCCGCGCTGTTGTCACGGCGGGCCGAAGCGCCGAGGTGCCCCAGTGACACACGCGAACG
This window encodes:
- a CDS encoding Cmx/CmrA family chloramphenicol efflux MFS transporter, which codes for MPFPLYLLAMAIFAMGTSEFMLAGLLPDIASDFDITVGTAGVLTSAFAIGMVVSAPLVAALARNWPRRSSLLGFILAFAAAHAAGAISMSFPVLCATRVVAALANAGFLAVALTAAAALVPPDRKGRALALLLSGTTVATIAGVPGGSVLGTVLGWRATFWAVALLCLPAALGILKGIPAGRVKEEARGGPALRAELALLTRPRLILAMLLGALVNAATFGSFTFLAPVVTGTAGLGELWISVVLVLFGAGSFVGVTVAGRLSDQRPGLVIAAGGPLLLVGWPALAVLADEPVALCALVFVQGALSFALGSTLITRVLYEAAGAPTMAGSYATAALNAGAAAGPLVAATTLSTQAGDLGPMWASGLLVAVALLVAIPLRAVVTAGRSAEVPQ